Proteins encoded within one genomic window of Deltaproteobacteria bacterium:
- a CDS encoding NifB/NifX family molybdenum-iron cluster-binding protein — protein MNALVAIPSVTPGGLNSPIGAHFGHCDLYTLVKVENGKIAEERVIPNVPHQQGGCMAPVQHLAGNGVNLLIAGGMGYRPLMGFNQVGIDVFFGGQAATVGEAVMALIEGRLPRFSQEHTCGGGAGPNPH, from the coding sequence ATGAACGCACTGGTAGCAATTCCTTCGGTCACGCCCGGAGGACTCAATTCCCCCATCGGCGCCCATTTCGGACACTGCGACCTCTACACCCTGGTGAAGGTCGAAAACGGAAAAATCGCCGAGGAGCGCGTCATTCCCAACGTTCCCCACCAGCAGGGCGGCTGCATGGCTCCGGTTCAGCACCTTGCCGGAAACGGCGTGAACCTCCTCATCGCGGGCGGCATGGGATACCGGCCCCTCATGGGCTTCAACCAGGTCGGCATAGATGTCTTTTTCGGCGGGCAGGCGGCCACCGTGGGCGAGGCCGTAATGGCCTTGATCGAAGGCAGGCTTCCCCGGTTCAGCCAGGAGCACACCTGCGGCGGCGGCGCAGGCCCCAATCCTCATTAA
- a CDS encoding response regulator: MIKILLVSSKPDNFKTLEKELQTYPDVELAKAETAEAALKIAGGDSFHLAVVDSALSDADPQKLAADFIAVNAMMNTAMVSGLSDNEFHEKTEGLGILMRLPEKPGPHEARELLETLKRII; the protein is encoded by the coding sequence ATGATCAAAATCCTTCTGGTTTCTTCAAAGCCGGATAATTTCAAAACCCTTGAAAAGGAGCTGCAGACTTACCCGGACGTGGAACTGGCCAAGGCTGAAACGGCGGAAGCCGCCTTGAAAATCGCGGGCGGGGACAGTTTTCATCTTGCGGTGGTTGATTCCGCACTTTCAGATGCCGACCCCCAAAAGCTCGCGGCGGATTTCATTGCGGTTAACGCCATGATGAATACGGCGATGGTGAGCGGTCTTTCCGACAACGAGTTCCACGAGAAAACAGAGGGGCTTGGCATACTGATGCGGCTTCCCGAAAAACCGGGGCCGCATGAGGCCAGGGAACTTCTGGAGACCCTCAAAAGAATAATCTGA